A DNA window from Luteolibacter luteus contains the following coding sequences:
- a CDS encoding ABC transporter permease yields the protein MKAYFLRRLLLIPLTLLGITVLVFAAIRAAPGGPVERSLASLMGGDGKAKRTRAESGLSLTAAQVLEIEEKFNRDKHPLRSYAEWLGVLPRDLENKKVGREFPKGEKKVLIPVPGTVHEVTVERDDAENVWVAEADRKKVEGWEVRLRTPKEQSERWAHWVKGVDLPQAPEYRAVLYKPGFDGLLQGSLGSSSKYQDGVWSMILERMPVSIYFGVVSMLVTYGVCLPLGILKAIKHRTWLDNVSSVAVFAGYAIPGYALGAILLVSFGAGLGWFPMRGFIGDDFETLSTADKIKDIVSHTVLPLLCYLVGSFAFMTMLMKNNLMDNLAADYVRTAAAKGVSFPRAVFKHAFRNSIIPIATTFGSNITLLVTGSILIERVFDINGFGLLQFNSIVEYDEPVIMGVTFFSAFLMLLGNVLSDLCVALVDPRVSYK from the coding sequence TTGAAAGCCTACTTCCTGCGCCGCCTTCTTCTGATCCCGCTGACGCTGCTGGGGATCACGGTGCTAGTCTTTGCGGCGATCCGGGCGGCACCGGGCGGTCCGGTCGAACGGAGCCTCGCCTCGCTGATGGGCGGGGATGGCAAGGCGAAGCGGACTCGTGCCGAGTCCGGTCTTTCCCTGACCGCGGCCCAAGTGTTGGAGATCGAGGAGAAATTCAACCGGGACAAGCACCCGCTCCGTTCCTATGCCGAGTGGCTCGGGGTTCTGCCGCGGGACTTGGAGAACAAGAAGGTTGGCCGCGAATTTCCGAAGGGAGAGAAGAAGGTTCTGATCCCGGTGCCTGGCACGGTGCATGAAGTGACCGTGGAGCGGGATGACGCCGAAAATGTCTGGGTGGCCGAGGCGGACCGGAAAAAGGTGGAAGGCTGGGAAGTGAGGCTCCGGACTCCCAAGGAGCAGTCCGAACGCTGGGCCCACTGGGTCAAGGGGGTCGATCTGCCCCAGGCTCCCGAATATCGTGCCGTCCTCTACAAGCCCGGGTTCGATGGCTTGCTGCAGGGGAGCCTCGGCAGTTCCTCCAAGTATCAGGATGGCGTGTGGTCCATGATCCTGGAGCGCATGCCGGTATCGATCTACTTCGGCGTCGTGAGCATGCTGGTGACCTACGGGGTGTGCTTGCCTCTTGGGATTCTCAAGGCGATCAAGCATCGTACTTGGTTGGACAACGTGAGCTCGGTGGCGGTCTTCGCCGGCTATGCGATCCCGGGCTACGCGCTGGGCGCGATTCTTCTGGTTTCCTTCGGTGCGGGGCTCGGATGGTTTCCGATGCGCGGCTTCATCGGGGATGACTTCGAGACGCTCTCCACCGCGGACAAGATCAAGGACATCGTCAGTCACACGGTTCTTCCCTTGCTCTGCTACCTCGTCGGCAGCTTCGCCTTCATGACGATGCTCATGAAGAACAACCTGATGGACAACCTGGCCGCCGACTACGTCCGGACTGCTGCCGCCAAAGGGGTGTCGTTCCCGCGTGCGGTCTTCAAACATGCCTTCCGCAACTCGATCATTCCGATCGCCACGACCTTCGGTAGCAACATCACTCTTCTGGTGACCGGCTCGATCCTCATCGAGCGGGTCTTCGACATCAATGGCTTCGGCCTCCTCCAGTTCAACTCGATCGTCGAATACGACGAGCCGGTGATCATGGGGGTCACCTTCTTCTCCGCCTTTCTCATGCTATTGGGCAATGTGCTGTCCGACCTCTGTGTGGCGCTGGTTGATCCCCGGGTGAGCTACAAGTAA
- a CDS encoding ABC transporter permease subunit translates to MTFPRKVGLLLLLVAAAAAVARYHELSLPTLRWFYSFAATPEQILDAEVKEHVVGLGGTRFFSFTIDWPYLRQNQAEFAGRALCGVLGFIGLGLLAFGGKFQWNPLTLRRFARFRSIGRGWLSFQLIILLMLLAMLDQALVGKRALAVKYDGRWSFPAFKEAAMRETDFGGDSEQEPNYRQLRTDFAKAKSGNKVILAPIPWDPTFDSDQIVRRTLVLVEGKLHRSGEREPYNGQATQFREDDPEVPVRTALFRKGLRSGITSVFDEKGEFAGREIWKDDKLEQSNVEGNAGSLPAGSWQELIYPPAPPTFASWETSHLLGTDSKGWDIAAQMFGGLQVMFKAAAIYVILTYGIGIVIGCMQGYFGGWFDITSQRISEILSNVPFLLLVMIITANMGLANVTLSTVLLIFCLFSWVYVATYLRTSTFKEKARDYVAAARVQGASTTRIIFRHILPNAISTLVTLLPFSIAGLATSLTALDFLGFGLPERYPSWGRLLDDGTSNLNSPWIVSSVFATMVGVLLLITFIGEAIREAFDPKKFTTYQ, encoded by the coding sequence ATGACCTTTCCCCGCAAAGTCGGACTGCTTCTCCTGCTCGTGGCCGCCGCTGCGGCGGTCGCCCGCTACCACGAGCTGAGCCTTCCCACGCTCCGCTGGTTTTATTCTTTCGCCGCTACCCCGGAGCAGATCCTGGATGCCGAGGTAAAGGAGCATGTCGTGGGACTTGGTGGGACCCGGTTCTTCTCTTTTACGATCGACTGGCCCTACCTCCGGCAGAATCAGGCCGAGTTTGCGGGCCGTGCCCTCTGCGGGGTTCTGGGTTTCATCGGCCTCGGGTTGCTCGCGTTCGGCGGGAAGTTCCAGTGGAACCCGCTCACCTTGCGCCGCTTCGCGCGCTTCCGCTCGATCGGCCGCGGCTGGCTTTCCTTCCAGCTGATCATCTTGCTGATGCTGCTGGCCATGCTCGACCAAGCTTTGGTGGGCAAGCGGGCGCTGGCAGTGAAGTATGACGGCAGATGGTCTTTCCCGGCTTTCAAGGAAGCCGCGATGAGGGAAACGGATTTCGGCGGAGACAGCGAGCAGGAGCCGAACTACCGGCAGCTCCGCACGGATTTCGCCAAGGCGAAATCAGGGAACAAGGTGATCCTTGCGCCGATCCCGTGGGACCCGACCTTCGACTCGGACCAGATCGTCCGACGCACCTTGGTTTTGGTCGAGGGCAAGCTTCATCGCTCGGGCGAGCGGGAGCCTTACAACGGTCAGGCCACCCAGTTCCGCGAGGACGATCCGGAGGTGCCGGTGAGAACTGCGCTATTCCGCAAGGGCCTGCGGAGCGGCATTACCTCCGTGTTCGATGAGAAGGGCGAATTCGCGGGCCGCGAGATTTGGAAGGACGACAAGCTCGAGCAATCGAATGTGGAAGGAAATGCGGGCAGCCTTCCCGCGGGATCGTGGCAGGAGCTGATTTATCCGCCCGCTCCGCCCACCTTCGCTTCATGGGAAACCAGCCATCTCCTGGGCACGGATTCGAAGGGCTGGGATATCGCCGCCCAGATGTTCGGCGGCCTTCAGGTCATGTTCAAGGCGGCGGCCATTTACGTTATCCTGACCTACGGGATCGGCATCGTCATCGGGTGCATGCAGGGCTACTTTGGCGGATGGTTCGATATCACCAGCCAGCGGATTTCCGAGATCCTCAGCAATGTGCCCTTCCTCCTGTTGGTGATGATCATTACGGCGAACATGGGTCTGGCCAATGTCACGCTCTCCACGGTCCTGCTCATCTTCTGTCTCTTCTCCTGGGTCTACGTGGCGACCTACCTCCGCACCTCGACATTCAAGGAAAAGGCGCGGGATTACGTGGCGGCTGCGCGGGTGCAGGGTGCCAGCACCACGCGGATCATTTTCCGGCATATCCTGCCGAACGCGATTTCCACGCTGGTCACCTTGCTGCCCTTCAGCATTGCCGGTCTTGCGACCTCGCTGACGGCCCTCGATTTCCTCGGGTTCGGTCTTCCAGAAAGATATCCGAGTTGGGGACGCTTGTTGGATGACGGCACTTCGAACCTGAACTCGCCATGGATCGTCAGTTCCGTATTCGCGACCATGGTCGGCGTGCTGCTCCTGATCACCTTCATCGGAGAGGCGATCCGTGAAGCCTTCGATCCGAAGAAATTCACTACCTACCAATGA
- a CDS encoding ABC transporter substrate-binding protein has product MTRFVLPVIAAVIWVVLPSCKKPPEFTPYDNTAEREAFYKRYNDGVVETMTKRRSELETALGGTLDETDRKEKQHELDDLLRRQQRPAYFETLTEADLPQDLQWTTNWDEPELGSPEAKKGGTVHSYIPGGAFPPTIRACGREANNSFRNYHWDDIELSLTNFHPETGNVVPYLADRWAVAEDGQTVYFHIDDDAKWSDGREVTSGDWMMTFYVYLSPYLTEPFYRAYYGEQYWGVASYGKDYLCIRLAFPKPLTAGFAGFIAPFQEDFYREFGPDFESRYAWRPRPTTGAYKIEKEDILKGRSISVTRVKDWWAKDRKYFKYRFNPDRIEYIQVRDEEKVFQLFLRGDIDIYLMGDAKKWYEKSEVPNVFNGYIEKATFYNEYPAVSRGLYMNLSMPMLDNQDVRIGLQHATNWEKVIELDLRGDGQRLNLLNEGYGDLSHPTLQTRPYSVKLAREAFARAGFTEQGSDGVLRNAQGQRLSFTINFPRISDIIPFMLRLKEEALKAGVEYKLEAMDPTASFQKVARKEHEISFNGWQNQLPVPDYYQQFHSKDAYEPGTKKPRAMTNNISVFADPEVDKILEANRNARSMEEIRDTSYKLEEIMNERAVWIPAYRRPFYRVGYWRWIRWPDNFNVRLGNEPEMNHVHWVDQDIKEETLDAMKDHRSFPEKNVVFDQHRKKPAANTEK; this is encoded by the coding sequence ATGACCCGTTTCGTCCTGCCAGTCATCGCGGCCGTGATCTGGGTCGTCCTGCCATCCTGCAAGAAGCCGCCGGAGTTTACTCCCTACGACAACACGGCGGAGCGGGAAGCCTTCTACAAGCGCTACAATGACGGGGTCGTCGAAACGATGACCAAGCGTCGGTCCGAGTTGGAAACCGCGCTTGGCGGCACCCTTGATGAAACCGATCGCAAGGAAAAGCAGCACGAACTCGATGACTTGCTGCGCCGCCAGCAGCGGCCGGCTTACTTCGAAACTCTTACCGAAGCCGACCTTCCCCAGGATCTCCAGTGGACCACCAATTGGGACGAGCCGGAGCTTGGTTCGCCCGAAGCCAAGAAGGGAGGCACGGTGCACAGCTACATCCCGGGCGGTGCCTTTCCCCCGACAATCCGGGCCTGCGGGCGGGAAGCGAACAATTCCTTCCGTAACTACCACTGGGACGACATCGAGCTTTCCCTCACCAACTTCCACCCGGAGACGGGAAATGTGGTTCCCTACCTCGCGGATCGCTGGGCGGTGGCGGAGGATGGCCAGACTGTCTATTTCCACATCGATGACGATGCCAAGTGGTCCGATGGCAGGGAGGTCACCTCCGGCGATTGGATGATGACCTTCTACGTCTATCTTTCGCCCTACCTCACGGAACCCTTCTACCGGGCCTACTACGGCGAGCAATATTGGGGCGTGGCGAGCTACGGGAAGGATTACCTTTGCATCCGCCTTGCGTTTCCGAAGCCGCTCACGGCTGGCTTTGCGGGCTTCATTGCTCCGTTCCAAGAGGACTTCTACCGCGAGTTCGGTCCCGACTTCGAGTCCCGCTATGCGTGGCGGCCGCGGCCGACCACAGGTGCCTACAAAATCGAGAAAGAGGATATTCTCAAGGGCCGCTCGATCTCGGTGACCCGGGTCAAGGATTGGTGGGCGAAGGACCGGAAATACTTCAAATACCGCTTCAATCCGGACCGCATCGAATACATCCAGGTGCGGGATGAGGAAAAAGTCTTCCAGCTTTTCCTCCGCGGGGACATCGACATCTACCTGATGGGTGATGCCAAGAAGTGGTATGAGAAATCCGAGGTGCCCAACGTCTTCAATGGCTACATCGAGAAGGCCACCTTCTACAACGAATACCCCGCGGTATCGCGTGGCCTTTACATGAACCTCAGCATGCCGATGCTGGACAATCAGGACGTCCGCATCGGCCTCCAGCATGCCACCAATTGGGAGAAGGTCATCGAGCTCGATCTGCGCGGTGACGGACAGCGGCTGAACTTGCTGAATGAAGGTTACGGGGATCTTTCGCATCCCACGCTGCAGACCCGGCCTTATTCGGTGAAGCTGGCACGCGAGGCCTTCGCCCGTGCAGGATTCACGGAGCAGGGGTCCGATGGTGTCTTGCGGAATGCGCAGGGCCAACGGCTTTCCTTCACGATCAATTTTCCGCGCATTTCCGACATCATCCCCTTCATGCTGCGGCTGAAGGAGGAGGCCCTGAAAGCCGGGGTGGAATACAAGCTGGAAGCGATGGACCCGACCGCGTCCTTCCAGAAGGTGGCTCGCAAGGAGCATGAGATCTCCTTCAACGGTTGGCAGAACCAGCTGCCGGTGCCGGACTACTACCAGCAATTTCATTCGAAGGATGCCTATGAGCCCGGCACCAAGAAGCCGCGCGCGATGACGAACAACATCAGCGTCTTTGCGGATCCGGAGGTGGACAAGATTCTGGAGGCGAACCGAAACGCCCGCAGCATGGAGGAGATCCGTGATACCAGCTACAAGCTGGAGGAAATCATGAACGAGCGGGCGGTGTGGATCCCGGCCTACCGCCGGCCCTTCTATCGCGTCGGCTACTGGCGTTGGATCCGCTGGCCGGACAATTTCAATGTCCGCCTCGGCAATGAGCCCGAGATGAATCACGTCCACTGGGTCGATCAGGACATCAAGGAGGAGACCTTGGATGCCATGAAGGATCACCGGTCCTTCCCGGAGAAGAACGTCGTCTTCGACCAGCATCGGAAAAAGCCCGCGGCGAACACCGAGAAATAA
- a CDS encoding ABC transporter ATP-binding protein, with the protein MSEPLLQVRDLITAFDTDGGLIRAVDAVSFEVRRGQTLGIVGESGCGKSVTAMSLVRLLPQPSGKILQGEVNFKGRDLTRLKPDEIRKVRGNEIGVIFQEPMTALNPVQRIGKQLSECFLLHKKMSRKQAWEAAIEMLRLVKIPAPELRAGDYPHQLSGGMRQRVVIAMALACRPDLVIADEPTTALDVTVQAQILDLMKRLQAEMGMSVILITHDLGVIAETCDDVVVMYGGRVVERAPVKELFAKPLHAYTRGLLASIPRLETERKSKLPVIPGMVASLRDFVPGCRFCQRMDRQGLTLRERPPFIEATPGHWVEACPICYASTEV; encoded by the coding sequence ATGTCCGAACCTTTGCTCCAAGTCCGTGATCTCATCACCGCCTTCGATACCGACGGCGGACTGATCCGGGCTGTCGATGCGGTTTCCTTCGAGGTCAGGCGGGGCCAGACGCTCGGGATCGTCGGTGAGTCCGGCTGCGGGAAGAGCGTGACCGCGATGTCGCTGGTCCGCCTGCTCCCCCAGCCGAGCGGCAAGATCCTGCAAGGCGAGGTGAATTTCAAAGGCCGGGATCTCACGCGGCTGAAGCCGGACGAGATCCGCAAGGTCCGCGGCAATGAGATCGGCGTGATTTTCCAGGAGCCGATGACCGCGCTCAATCCGGTGCAGCGCATCGGAAAACAGCTTTCCGAGTGCTTCCTGCTCCACAAGAAAATGAGCCGGAAGCAGGCATGGGAAGCCGCCATTGAGATGCTGCGCCTGGTGAAGATTCCCGCTCCCGAGCTGAGGGCGGGGGATTATCCTCACCAGCTTTCCGGCGGCATGCGGCAGCGCGTGGTGATTGCCATGGCCCTGGCTTGCCGTCCCGATCTGGTCATTGCGGATGAGCCGACGACGGCACTCGATGTGACGGTGCAGGCCCAGATCCTGGATCTGATGAAGCGCCTCCAGGCGGAGATGGGGATGTCAGTGATCCTCATCACCCATGATCTCGGGGTGATTGCAGAGACCTGTGATGACGTCGTCGTGATGTATGGCGGCCGCGTCGTGGAGCGTGCTCCGGTGAAGGAGCTTTTCGCCAAGCCGCTGCACGCCTACACCCGCGGCTTGCTGGCTTCGATTCCCCGCTTGGAAACCGAGCGGAAGTCGAAGCTGCCGGTCATTCCCGGCATGGTGGCCTCGCTACGGGATTTCGTGCCGGGCTGCCGCTTCTGCCAGCGCATGGATCGCCAGGGCCTGACCCTGCGGGAGCGCCCGCCGTTCATTGAGGCAACCCCCGGTCATTGGGTGGAAGCCTGTCCCATTTGCTACGCCTCGACTGAAGTATGA
- a CDS encoding ABC transporter ATP-binding protein has translation MTPILSVRDLKVHFPVSGGLLMRQIGSVRAVDGVSFDIAPGETLGLVGESGCGKSTLGKAIVRLTDSNHGSIQFDGRDITRLRRGAMRPLREDIQMIFQDPVESLNARHSVREILEEPLIIHGRGSSYERRRRVDELLERVGLQSSAADRYPFEFSGGQRQRIGIARAIALNPKLIVCDEPVSALDVSVQSQVLNLLLDLQKDLKLSYLFIAHDLAVVKHISDRVAVMYLGKIVEMADAEAIYQDPKHAYTKALLSSIPEPDPTLEKKRILLEGDVPSPIDPPKGSAFGHRIHHSRYEETIGADLSLREIGPGHWVAADPCCLDPKDWEKVSKMAVPA, from the coding sequence ATGACGCCCATCCTTTCCGTCCGCGATCTCAAGGTGCACTTCCCGGTTTCAGGGGGGCTCCTCATGCGACAGATCGGCTCCGTCCGCGCGGTGGATGGCGTGTCCTTTGACATCGCTCCCGGCGAGACGCTCGGCCTGGTAGGGGAATCCGGCTGCGGCAAATCGACGCTCGGGAAAGCGATTGTCCGGCTTACGGATTCGAATCACGGCAGCATCCAGTTTGATGGCCGCGATATTACCCGGCTCCGGCGCGGCGCGATGCGTCCGCTGCGCGAGGATATCCAGATGATCTTCCAAGATCCGGTCGAGTCGCTGAATGCCCGGCACAGCGTTCGCGAAATCCTTGAAGAACCTCTCATCATCCATGGGCGCGGCTCGTCTTATGAAAGGCGGAGGCGTGTGGATGAATTGCTAGAGCGCGTGGGCTTGCAGAGTTCGGCGGCGGATCGCTATCCCTTCGAGTTCTCCGGTGGCCAGCGTCAGCGCATTGGCATCGCGCGCGCCATCGCGCTGAATCCGAAGCTCATCGTCTGCGATGAGCCGGTGTCCGCGCTGGACGTCTCGGTGCAATCGCAGGTGTTGAACCTGCTGCTGGATCTCCAGAAGGATCTCAAGCTTTCCTATCTCTTCATCGCCCACGACCTCGCGGTGGTGAAGCACATCTCCGATCGCGTGGCCGTGATGTATCTCGGGAAGATCGTGGAGATGGCGGATGCCGAAGCGATCTATCAGGATCCGAAGCACGCTTACACGAAGGCTCTCCTTTCCTCGATCCCCGAGCCGGACCCGACACTGGAGAAGAAGCGCATCCTCCTGGAAGGCGACGTGCCTTCGCCGATCGATCCTCCGAAGGGCAGCGCCTTCGGGCATCGGATCCATCACTCGCGATACGAGGAAACGATTGGTGCCGACTTGTCCCTGCGCGAGATCGGGCCCGGGCACTGGGTAGCCGCAGATCCGTGCTGCCTCGACCCGAAGGATTGGGAGAAGGTCAGCAAGATGGCGGTGCCAGCCTGA
- the purD gene encoding phosphoribosylamine--glycine ligase: MKIVVVGKGGREHALVRALSESPGNPEIYCFPGSDAIFQLAKPVAANGLESLVIWMQANQVDLCVAGEESYLVTGEGLANLCEQAGIPCWGPHFQSAQLEASKEFAKQFLLRHEIPTGKAIACSNLTEARAAIDATYPTVLKFDGLAAGKGVAVCLTEKEAEDFLDEVFVQQRFGAGRVLVEEFLTGPEVSIFAAIVDDRYLIFTPARDYKRIGEGDAGANTGGMGAVASRKLIPSNLLAEIESTIVAPTVNGLRNDGLPYRGFLYFGLMLTPDGPKVIEYNCRFGDPECQAVMPLVKGDLASFCLAGAKGELDANLISFDEGWSVCVVLASAGYPESSRSGDVIRGLDDVGSARVYHAGTRRNATGEWETNGGRVLAVVSGGASRQDAVAAAHAAADQVSFDGAQRRGDIGIMHFND, encoded by the coding sequence ATGAAGATCGTAGTCGTGGGCAAGGGCGGGCGCGAACACGCGCTGGTGAGGGCATTGTCGGAATCTCCCGGCAATCCGGAGATCTACTGCTTTCCCGGCAGCGATGCGATTTTCCAGCTCGCCAAGCCGGTGGCTGCCAACGGCTTGGAGTCGCTTGTAATCTGGATGCAGGCAAATCAGGTCGATCTCTGCGTGGCTGGGGAGGAGAGCTACTTGGTGACCGGCGAGGGTCTCGCGAACCTTTGCGAGCAGGCCGGAATCCCTTGTTGGGGGCCGCATTTCCAGTCCGCCCAGCTTGAGGCCAGCAAGGAATTCGCGAAGCAGTTCCTGCTCCGCCACGAAATCCCGACGGGCAAGGCGATCGCCTGCTCGAATCTCACGGAAGCCCGCGCCGCCATCGACGCGACTTACCCGACGGTTTTGAAGTTTGATGGCCTTGCGGCGGGCAAGGGTGTCGCGGTTTGCCTGACGGAAAAGGAAGCGGAGGATTTCCTCGATGAGGTTTTCGTGCAGCAGCGTTTCGGCGCTGGTCGTGTGCTGGTGGAGGAATTCCTCACCGGTCCGGAGGTTTCCATCTTCGCGGCGATCGTGGATGACCGCTACCTGATCTTTACCCCGGCCCGCGACTACAAGCGGATCGGGGAAGGGGATGCCGGGGCGAATACCGGCGGCATGGGTGCCGTCGCCAGCCGCAAACTGATCCCGTCCAATCTTCTCGCGGAGATCGAGTCGACCATCGTGGCTCCTACGGTGAACGGCCTCCGCAACGACGGGCTGCCCTACCGCGGCTTCCTCTATTTCGGTCTCATGCTCACGCCGGACGGCCCGAAGGTCATCGAGTACAATTGCCGCTTCGGTGATCCCGAATGCCAGGCGGTGATGCCGCTGGTGAAGGGGGATCTCGCGAGCTTCTGCCTGGCCGGGGCGAAGGGGGAGCTGGATGCCAATCTGATTTCCTTCGACGAAGGTTGGAGCGTCTGCGTGGTGCTGGCCTCTGCCGGCTACCCGGAGAGCTCGCGCAGCGGTGATGTGATCCGCGGGCTGGATGATGTGGGCAGTGCTCGTGTCTATCACGCCGGCACGCGCCGCAATGCCACGGGAGAGTGGGAAACCAACGGCGGCCGCGTTTTGGCAGTGGTCTCCGGCGGGGCCAGCCGTCAGGATGCCGTCGCCGCCGCGCACGCCGCGGCCGACCAGGTGTCCTTCGATGGTGCCCAGCGCCGCGGCGACATCGGGATCATGCACTTCAACGACTGA
- the pyrR gene encoding bifunctional pyr operon transcriptional regulator/uracil phosphoribosyltransferase PyrR, with translation MSRILGPDEIEQGIQTLASAIRERTAGAPIALVGIRSRGDEVAERLCTILAEEDRELALGILDISLYRDDYEHLRENPKLQESDIPFSVDDAHVILVDDVLFTGRTIRAALDALSDYGRPAKVELATLIDRGHREMPIQPDYTGILLETSRHDHVHVSLEACDGEDKIEVVERNPG, from the coding sequence ATGAGCCGCATTCTCGGACCCGACGAAATCGAGCAGGGCATCCAAACCCTTGCCTCCGCCATCCGTGAACGCACGGCGGGCGCTCCGATCGCCTTGGTCGGCATTCGCAGCCGCGGGGATGAAGTGGCAGAGCGCCTCTGCACCATCCTGGCCGAAGAGGACCGCGAGCTGGCCCTTGGGATCCTGGATATCTCCCTGTACCGGGACGACTACGAGCACCTGCGGGAAAATCCCAAGCTGCAGGAGAGCGACATTCCTTTCTCCGTCGATGATGCCCACGTCATCCTGGTGGATGACGTGCTCTTCACCGGCCGGACCATTCGCGCCGCGCTGGACGCGCTCTCCGACTACGGTCGCCCGGCGAAGGTCGAGCTGGCCACCCTGATCGACCGGGGTCACCGCGAAATGCCGATCCAGCCGGACTACACCGGCATTCTGCTGGAAACTTCAAGACACGATCACGTGCATGTTTCCTTGGAAGCTTGCGACGGAGAAGACAAGATCGAGGTCGTCGAACGAAACCCTGGCTGA
- a CDS encoding aspartate carbamoyltransferase catalytic subunit has translation MARKDLLDISSLDREEIDLLLDQAVPFKELFTRSVKKVPTLKGKSVLMLFYEPSTRTHSSFEVAAKRLSADVTNFDVPHSSVVKGESVRETIETLQAMRTDFIVVRHGRSGLPGMIAGMTKASVINAGDGAHAHPTQALLDAFTLKEVFPDLTGKKVLIIGDILHSRVARSTSTILKRLGVQVAYLGPGSLVPKCGPENTVRFTDYAEAMKWKPDVVYLLRVQMERQDVQYFPSLREYHKVYGVTEERLKQIDGEGLYLMHPGPVNRGVELCDGAMDYSRSLINRQVENGIAVRMAVLYWLKPAEE, from the coding sequence ATGGCCCGTAAGGACCTTCTCGATATCAGTTCACTGGACCGGGAGGAGATCGATCTCCTCCTGGATCAAGCCGTTCCCTTCAAAGAGCTCTTCACCCGCTCCGTCAAAAAGGTTCCCACACTGAAGGGAAAGTCCGTGCTGATGCTCTTCTACGAGCCGAGCACCCGGACCCATTCCTCTTTCGAGGTCGCGGCGAAACGCCTTTCCGCCGACGTCACCAATTTCGACGTCCCGCATTCCTCCGTGGTGAAAGGCGAATCGGTTCGCGAAACCATCGAGACCCTTCAGGCGATGCGTACCGATTTCATCGTGGTGCGCCATGGCCGCAGCGGCTTGCCCGGCATGATCGCCGGGATGACGAAGGCGAGCGTGATCAATGCGGGCGATGGTGCCCACGCGCATCCGACCCAGGCCTTGCTGGATGCCTTCACCTTGAAGGAGGTCTTTCCTGACCTGACCGGAAAAAAGGTCCTGATCATCGGTGACATTCTGCATAGCCGCGTTGCCCGCTCCACCAGCACGATCCTGAAGCGCCTTGGCGTGCAGGTCGCTTACCTTGGCCCCGGTTCGCTGGTGCCGAAGTGTGGCCCGGAGAATACCGTCCGCTTTACCGACTATGCGGAAGCGATGAAGTGGAAGCCGGATGTCGTCTATCTCCTCCGCGTCCAGATGGAGCGTCAGGACGTGCAGTATTTCCCGAGCCTCCGAGAATATCATAAGGTCTACGGGGTCACCGAGGAGCGGCTGAAGCAGATTGATGGCGAGGGACTCTACCTCATGCACCCCGGCCCCGTGAACCGCGGCGTGGAGCTCTGCGATGGCGCGATGGATTATTCCCGGAGTCTCATCAATCGTCAGGTCGAGAACGGCATCGCCGTGCGAATGGCCGTCCTCTATTGGCTGAAGCCCGCGGAGGAATAG